The Pseudomonas pergaminensis nucleotide sequence CACCAGGCCTATGGCCTCGCCGTCGGCCAGCCGCAAGTGCAACGCGACCTGCTGCGCTGGATGTTCGTGGTGCTGGAGGTCGGCCACGCGATCATCGAGTTGCGCAAGGAACAGGCGATTTTGCCGGTGCACCCGGCGTACGCGGAGTCCCAGCCGTGGCGCCAGGCGATCCGCGTGATGGGCCGCTCGCTGGTGCGGCTGTTCCTGCAACCCAGCGCGAGCAACCTGGAGCGCGGCCTGATCGCCGTCGACCACGCTATCAGCCGCGTGCAGGCCACCGACGAGCCTTTTGCCCCGCACTTCGATACCTCGGCCCTGCGTCGGGTGAAGAGCTACCTGCACTTTATCCGCACTTCGCTTTTGGACCCGCAATCGCCGCTGGCCGCCCTTAAAGGATCCCCGCATGCCCCGTGAAATCGCCTTCCATGGCGTGTACATGCCAACCATGACCCTGATGTTCCTGATCGCGGCCGTGTTGGCCTGGGCGCTTGATCGCTTCCTGGCCGGGTTCGACCTGTACCGTTTTTTCTGGCACCCGGCGTTGCTGCGCCTGAGCCTGTTCGTTTGCCTGTTCGGCGCCCTGGCGCTGACCGTCTACCGTTGAGAATGCCCCGATGAAAAAGTTTTTCAGCCTGCTCGCGACCTTGCTGGTACTGGCCTTGGCGATCTGGATTGGCCGCACGTTGTGGGTGCACTACATGCAAACCCCGTGGACCCGCGACGGGCGTGTGCGCGCCGATATCATCAACGTCGCCGCCGACGTCACCGGCGAAGTGGTCGACGTGCCGGTGCGTGACAACCAACTGGTAAAAAAGGGCGACCTGTTGATGCAGATCGACCCCGAGCACTACCGCATTGCGGTCAAGCAGGCGCAATCGCTGGTGGCGTCGCGCAAAGCCACCTGGGAGATGCGCAAGGTCAACGCCCATCGCCGGGCTGACCTCGATGCGCTGGTGATCTCCAAGGAAAACCGCGACGACGCCAGCAACATCGCCGACTCGGCACTGGCCGATTACCAACACGCGCTGGCGCAACTGGAAGCAGCCGAACTCAATTTGAAACGCACGCAGGTGGTGGCGGCGGTGGATGGTTATGTCACCAATCTGAACGTGCATCGCGGTGACTACGCCCGCATCGGCGAAGCCAAAATGGCTGTGGTGGATATGAACTCGTTCTGGGTTTATGGCTTCTTCGAAGAAACCAAGCTGCCCCATGTGAAAGTTGGCGATAAAGCCGATATGCAATTGATGAGCGGCGAGACCTTGAAGGGTCATGTGGAAAGCATCTCGCGCGGCATTTACGACCGCGACAACCCCGAAAGCCGCGAACTGATTGCCGATGTGAACCCGACCTTCAACTGGGTGCGCCTGGCCCAGCGGGTGCCGGTGCGGATTCATATCGATGAGGTGCCGGAAGGGGTGTTGTTGGCGGCGGGCATCACCTGCACCGTCATCGTCAACCCATAACCCTGTGGAGCCGGCTTGCCGGCGATGGGGCCCTTGAGGCTTGCGCAACATGACAGGTCGCTATCGCCGGCCAGCCGGCGCCTACTGCTTGACCGCGTTATGCCTTGATGAACGTTTCGTGCAGGTGGCGCCACAGCAGCGCGCCGCTGGCCTGCTTCTCGAACACTACCGTGGCGCGGCGATCGGTCTGGGTGCCGCTGGCATCGATCTGATGCTCGCGATAGGTCACCGTTGCGCCGCGCGCATGCCGGTCAATCCCGGTCATTTCACTCAAGGTGATCTTCAACCCCGGGCGCATGCCGCCCAGACGCGTGAATAAAGCATTGACCCCAGCCGCATTCACCCTGGTGCCAGTGGCGGGGGCGACCATGCTGAACTCAGGCGAGAAACGCGCGAGCAAGCTCTCCAGGGTGCCTTGCGGCGCAACGCCGGCAAACCACTGTTCGATCTCGACGTGGGTCTGGATCACTTCTTCAAAAAAATCGCTGTAGTCGATCATGGGTGAGGCTCGCTGGCAGGGTGAAGCAATGTGCGGACTCTGGAAGTGTCCAGGCGCAGCACTGCAAAAAAAGGCAGCAGGGTCAGGCCAGCCGCCATCGTGAAGGTTATGGCGAAAGAATCCAAGGCCGACAACAGCGCACTCAGTGCGGCCGCGCCGAGACAGAAACTCACCTGTCGGTTGATGTTCCACAAGGCACTGGCGTGGCCCATGCGTTCGGCAGGGGTGTCGAGAAACGCCAGGGTCTGCGCAGTACTGCTGCACAGGCTGCCGCCCAACCCCATTAACAGATAGGCCGGCACAATCAGGGTCGGTACGTTGAGCAACAGAATGCCGACGCATTGCAAGGCCATGCCGGCCAACAGCAATGGCTTCGGCCCGCAGCGATTGAACAGCTTCTTGCTGAGGTAAATCGCCAGGGCTGAAGCCAGCGCCCACGGCAGCATCAATGCGCCAGTCTGTGTGGCGTCATAGCCGAGCCCGCGCAGGTAGAGGATGGCAATGAGGCTGGTGCCGATGAATACGCCAGGGATACACAGGTAAATCAGCATCGTGGTGCGCAGCATCGGGCTGCGGGCCTGTTGGAAAATACTGCCCACGTCCAAGGCAGGTCGGGCATTCGTGGGCCTGTCAGGTTTTATCCACAGCAGGGCCAGCAGCAGCGTGATCAACGCCAAGGGCAAGTTGGCGTAGAAGATCCAGCGCCAAGACACGCTGTCGACAATCAACCCGCCCAATGCAGGGGACAGCGCCGGCACGAGTAACGCCACCGACATCACCCGCGCCGTCAGTTGGCTGCGCTCAGCGGGCGGAAAATACCGATAGGCCATCGCCTGGCCCACGGGAATCAGCAAGCCACCGCCCACCCCTTGCAGGCCGCGCCAACCGATCAGCGCTTCAATCGAACTCGCCTGGCCCACCAGTAAGGAGGCGCCGGCGAACAACAGCAAGCTGGCGGCAATCAAGCCGCGTTCACCCACCATCGCTGCCAGCCACACGCTGAACGGAATGATCACGGTGAGGCCAAGCATGTAGGCATTGCTGATCCACGCCAGTTGCGTGACCGAGGCCTGCAGTTCGCGAGCGATATCCGGGTAGGCAACCGTGGCGACAAACATGTTCACCAGGTCCAGGGCAAAGCCCAGCAAAAAGATCCAGGCGACTTTCGAGCGGTAGGTCATGGGTGCGGTCCGGCGAGTGAGGCGGGCAGGGTAGGCCGCACACAATGTTTTGGATACGCCGGTTTGCCTGCTAGTTTGTCAAAAATATTTTGACAAAAGGGGCGCGCAGCAAATGGTCAGCCTGGACCGATTCGACACCTTCAAGGCCGTGGTCGAGGCCGGCTCGCTCACCGCGGCCGCCGACCTGCTGGGCCAGACCCGTGCCGTCGTCAGCTTCAACCTCAAGCGCCTGGAAGCTGAACTGGGCGTCACCTTGTTGATCCGCAACACCCGCCAACTGGCGCTCACCGATGCCGGTGAGCGCTTCTACCTGCGTTGCACGCGGATGCTCGAAGAGGCGCGATTGGCGGTAGAAGAAGCGCGTTCTGAGCATGCCCAGCTCAAAGGGACATTGCGCATTACCACCACGATCGAGTACGCGTTGGCCAAGGTTGCACCGGCGGTCGAAGCCTTCCGCCGCCTGCATCCAGACCTGCACATACACTTATCCACATCCTCTACTCACGCGGACCTGATCTCCGAGCGTTTTGACGTGGCAATTCGCTTGGGGCGCTTGCTGGATTCAAATCATCGCGCGGTGCAACTGTCCACGTTCGAGGTGTTCGCCGTGGCGGCACCCGCGTTTGCCGCGACGGACTCACTGGACGCGTTGGAGCAGCTCCCCAAGCTGGGGCACGGTCGTTTGACGGAACTGAGTGTGACCGACCCTCAAGGCGGCGAGCATCAATACCGCCCCGGCCCAACGGCGCTCATGGCCGACAGCGCGGCAGTGCTCCAGGCCTTTGCCATCCGCGGGCATGGCGTGGCGGTGTTGCCGCAATGGTTGGTACAGGACGACCTGGACGCGGGACGGTTGGTGCGCCTGTTGCCGGATCATCGCTTCGCCCCACAAGGAATCTACGCACTGTATCCGGACACCCGGCATTTGCCGCTGAAGGTGCGGGCGTTTATTGATTTTTTGAAGGATTAGAGCGAACCGCCCAGCCCGAAGCGTTTCTTCAATACCGTCTCCAACAACCCTTTGGGCAACAACGCCGCCATCAACGGCAATGCCCGGCTGCCATTGCCCGAGCGCAACAGCCGAGGCGGGTGTGGCTGTTGCACGGCCTTCAGCACGTGCGCTGCAAACACGTTGGCCGGGGTTGGTTTGTCCTGGGAGGCCTGGCTGCGTGCGCGGATGCCCTCGCGCAACGGCCACCACGGCGATTGCTCGTTGATCAGCAGCTCTGCCTGGGCGCCTGCGTTTTTCGCGAAACTCGTATCGATGGCGCCGGGTTGCACTTCCATGACCCGCACGCCAAAGGGTGCCAGTTCCATACGCAGTGCATCGCTCAAAGCGTGCACGGCCGCTTTTGATGCGCAGTAGGCGCCGGCAAAGGGTGTCACCAGCACACCGGACACACTGCCGATATTCACCACCAGGCCTTTGCCGCGCCGCAATGCAGGGAACAGCGCCTGCGTCACACCGACGAGGGAGAACACATTGGTTTCGAACTGGCGCTGCATCGCCTCGGTGCCGCCGTCAAGCAAGGGGCCCATGGCACCGTAGCCGGCATTATTGACCAGCACGTCCAGCTCGCCCCATTGCTCGGCCAAGTGTTTCAAGGCGGCACTGTCGTTGACGTCCAGCTGCACCGCATTGAAACCGGCGGCGCGGAGGGCAGCGACATCTTCTTCCCGCCGGGCGCTGGCCCACACGTCATAGCCGGCGGATTTGAACGCATCTGCCAGGGCGCGGCCGATGCCGCTGGAACAGCCGGTGATGAGTACGTTGGGCATGGGGCAGTCCTTCGGGCAGGTGGGTCGGTGGGCTTGGACGCGTCCGATTATAGCCAGCCAAGGGAGCATTGCCGTACAACCAGGCACTTAAGCTTCATTCTTAGAGGCTTGCAGATACGCCTGTATGAGGTTTGTCAGTCCGAAAAGCTGCCCTGCAGGTGCTCGGCACGAAATTCCAGGGTTTGCGGGCGATAGCCAGGGCGCAAAGGCGGGGTGGGCAGGCAATCGTCCCATGTGGCGCCGGCCTGCAGCTCGCCAGGGCCGCGATAGCGCGGGGCGGCGTAGACGTTGTCGGCCAGGTTGACCGAGTCGCCCGGTGCATAGGCGGCGACGCGCCAGCGCAGTTCGGTCAGTGGTACGTCGTTGCCATTGTTGAGGGTCAGCTTGAGCGGTCGGTCGGCGGGGCATTCTTGCGGGGTGAAGGTGATGCGCAGTTCCAGGTGTGCCAGCTGCGAGGCTTCGCGGCTGTCCAGCCACACCACCCAGATCGCCACGCAGCCCAGGCCGACAGCGGCAGCGAGGGAAACCGGCAGCGCCTTGGCGGGGTAGCGCAGTAGCAGGATCAGCCAGGTGATGATCAGGAGAACGCCGAAGAACATGGTGACAGTCTCGGATACGGATAAGACATCCTACCTGCGGCATGGCATTGATGACTATTGGCGGTAGGACTTTTTGATTGGAGGGAACCGGTTCGCTCATTTCTCCCACAGAGCCGTTATAGGGAAATGCAGATTATCCAGGAGGGTAATAAAAATGTTCTGTTATGTGAGAAAAAACCATGAATGCTTCAGCCCTAACTGCGCCGGTCACTGCATCCCCAGTTGCGTCAGCCTTGACCTCTCTCATCGCTCCTCAGTCCGCGCCAACGCCTACCAACGCTGGAACTGCCGACCTAAGTGCAGAGAAAGACGTTGATGTGAAGCCCCGCATGCAACATCAAAAGCTGACCAGCCTGGGACAAACGGTTCTGCGAGGTGCCGGTGCGCTTTTCCCCACAGCGCTGCATAACAATGAGAACAAGGAGAAAGCGCCGGGAGCCGGTTTTATAGGGGGCGGAGCCCAAAAGGAGAAAGCGACGGGAGCGGGTTTGATGGTGGGCGGAGCCGCCGCGCAAGGCCTTGGGAAAAAGCTTGGTTCAAGTGGCGGAATAGCCGCAAAAGCCTTTGGTGCGGGCTTGGTCTACTTGGGCAAGGCTGCTCAAGAAGTGGGTAAGGCGCAATATGATAACTCGGGTAGCACCACTGGCAGTACTGGCAATTACAACGCCTATTCCCCTAAGAACTGGAAGGGGCCGTCACAGGCTTAGGTCGTCGCGGAAATGAAAAAAGCCCCCACCCAACCCACTGCGGATAGGGGACGCAATGGGCTGGGCGAGGGCTTCTTGTACGACTGTTTTATTGCGCGATAGTTTTCACCGACACGCCACGTTCAACCGGCGTCGAGCGACCGTAGATATCTTCAAAGCGCTCGA carries:
- a CDS encoding DUF1656 domain-containing protein, with product MPREIAFHGVYMPTMTLMFLIAAVLAWALDRFLAGFDLYRFFWHPALLRLSLFVCLFGALALTVYR
- a CDS encoding efflux RND transporter periplasmic adaptor subunit gives rise to the protein MKKFFSLLATLLVLALAIWIGRTLWVHYMQTPWTRDGRVRADIINVAADVTGEVVDVPVRDNQLVKKGDLLMQIDPEHYRIAVKQAQSLVASRKATWEMRKVNAHRRADLDALVISKENRDDASNIADSALADYQHALAQLEAAELNLKRTQVVAAVDGYVTNLNVHRGDYARIGEAKMAVVDMNSFWVYGFFEETKLPHVKVGDKADMQLMSGETLKGHVESISRGIYDRDNPESRELIADVNPTFNWVRLAQRVPVRIHIDEVPEGVLLAAGITCTVIVNP
- a CDS encoding DUF4440 domain-containing protein, with the protein product MIDYSDFFEEVIQTHVEIEQWFAGVAPQGTLESLLARFSPEFSMVAPATGTRVNAAGVNALFTRLGGMRPGLKITLSEMTGIDRHARGATVTYREHQIDASGTQTDRRATVVFEKQASGALLWRHLHETFIKA
- a CDS encoding MFS transporter: MTYRSKVAWIFLLGFALDLVNMFVATVAYPDIARELQASVTQLAWISNAYMLGLTVIIPFSVWLAAMVGERGLIAASLLLFAGASLLVGQASSIEALIGWRGLQGVGGGLLIPVGQAMAYRYFPPAERSQLTARVMSVALLVPALSPALGGLIVDSVSWRWIFYANLPLALITLLLALLWIKPDRPTNARPALDVGSIFQQARSPMLRTTMLIYLCIPGVFIGTSLIAILYLRGLGYDATQTGALMLPWALASALAIYLSKKLFNRCGPKPLLLAGMALQCVGILLLNVPTLIVPAYLLMGLGGSLCSSTAQTLAFLDTPAERMGHASALWNINRQVSFCLGAAALSALLSALDSFAITFTMAAGLTLLPFFAVLRLDTSRVRTLLHPASEPHP
- a CDS encoding LysR family transcriptional regulator, which encodes MVSLDRFDTFKAVVEAGSLTAAADLLGQTRAVVSFNLKRLEAELGVTLLIRNTRQLALTDAGERFYLRCTRMLEEARLAVEEARSEHAQLKGTLRITTTIEYALAKVAPAVEAFRRLHPDLHIHLSTSSTHADLISERFDVAIRLGRLLDSNHRAVQLSTFEVFAVAAPAFAATDSLDALEQLPKLGHGRLTELSVTDPQGGEHQYRPGPTALMADSAAVLQAFAIRGHGVAVLPQWLVQDDLDAGRLVRLLPDHRFAPQGIYALYPDTRHLPLKVRAFIDFLKD
- a CDS encoding SDR family oxidoreductase; translation: MPNVLITGCSSGIGRALADAFKSAGYDVWASARREEDVAALRAAGFNAVQLDVNDSAALKHLAEQWGELDVLVNNAGYGAMGPLLDGGTEAMQRQFETNVFSLVGVTQALFPALRRGKGLVVNIGSVSGVLVTPFAGAYCASKAAVHALSDALRMELAPFGVRVMEVQPGAIDTSFAKNAGAQAELLINEQSPWWPLREGIRARSQASQDKPTPANVFAAHVLKAVQQPHPPRLLRSGNGSRALPLMAALLPKGLLETVLKKRFGLGGSL
- a CDS encoding multidrug transporter codes for the protein MFFGVLLIITWLILLLRYPAKALPVSLAAAVGLGCVAIWVVWLDSREASQLAHLELRITFTPQECPADRPLKLTLNNGNDVPLTELRWRVAAYAPGDSVNLADNVYAAPRYRGPGELQAGATWDDCLPTPPLRPGYRPQTLEFRAEHLQGSFSD